Proteins from a genomic interval of Arvicola amphibius chromosome 10, mArvAmp1.2, whole genome shotgun sequence:
- the LOC119824365 gene encoding zinc finger protein 157-like, with protein sequence MRSVSLQPLVSFEDVAVDFTWQEWQELDAAQRTLYRDVMLENYSSLVWLGHCLAKPELISKLEQGLAPWSGAEVAEQCLPDARKWDALTETRQQAQEKYLGRLEITKRDTPNEDMVEVENIFNADSNCISNVNMKNEVYYRKFHQELVNPWQDVPLPSEPSERQGTEVTHDLKGTWDVLLYPDHSIHHSKEKCSEFHFQYFGPDDTFHTKPKKFHVQATSSTFSDCEKSLDEVAHPAQHMTQLRKKALGWNTDHKIHPSKTELSNHDNVHMAEKGYKCDSEKPMLNESDLKKHQEAYAEREPQGHKENTKFFCLDAELQTVDQKTHIEKHICEGKVSEKTFYHESHHINHQRSHTCEEPCECEEYRKTICDKSALTQHQRLYTDDKSCECRECSQAFYPNPLLSQYQRAHTEVQQNECIIYFYISSLTQHHTPTLKKPYGCSDCMKTFSHKSQLTRHQRTHTGEKPHECKECRKAFCHKSHLIRHQGIHAPEKPYECKECKKAFYLKAQLTQHQRTHTGEKPFECKECQKAFFRNSHLTQHQKIHTGEKPHKCKECGNAFARKSHLTQHQKTHTGERPYECKECGKTFSRKSQVMQHETTHTGEKPYECKECRKTFYLKAYLTRHQVIHKPEKPFGCKKCGKTFSRKSYLTRHQKTHRAEKPNLGEKYRDANYEELS encoded by the exons ATGAGAAGTGTGTCATTGCAGCCGTTGGTGTCATTTGAGGACGTGGCTGTGGACTTCACATGGCAGGAGTGGCAGGAGCTGGATGCTGCTCAGAGGACCCTCTATAgggatgtgatgctggagaactaCAGTAGCCTGGTGTGGCTGG GGCACTGTTTAGCCAAGCCTGAGCTGATCTCCAAGTTGGAACAAGGATTGGCGCCGTGGAGTGGTGCCGAAGTCGCAGAGCAGTGCCTACCAG ACGCCCGTAAATGGGATGCCCTGACGGAAACAAGACAGCAGGCTCAAGAGAAGTATTTGGGTCGACTTGAAATCACCAAGAGAGATACACCAAATGAAGATATGGTTGAAGTAGAAAACATATTCAATGCGGACTCAAACTGCATTTCAAATGTGAACATGAAAAATGAAGTCTATTATAGGAAGTTCCATCAGGAGCTTGTTAATCCATGGCAAGATGTACCTTTGCCTAGTGAGCCTTCGGAGAGGCAGGGAACAGAAGTAACTCACGATTTAAAAGGAACATGGGACGTTCTCTTGTATCCTGACCATTCCATTCACCACAGCAAGGAGAAGTGTTCAGAGTTTCATTTTCAGTATTTTGGGCCAGATGACACCTTCCACACAAAACCTAAGAAGTTTCATGTTCAGGCAACTAGTAGTACATTCAGTGACTGTGAGAAATCCTTGGATGAAGTGGCACATCCTGCCCAACATATGACTCagttaagaaagaaagcattggGATGGAATACAGATCATAAAATACACCCAAGCAAGACTGAACTCAGTAACCATGACAACGTGCACATGGCAGAAAAAGGTTATAAATGTGATTCTGAGAAACCCATGCTTAACGAATCAGACCTTAAGAAACATCAGGAAGCATATGCAGAGAGAGAGCCCCAGGGACATAAGGAAAACACCAAATTCTTCTGTCTGGATGCTGAACTACAAACGGTTGATCAGAAAACGCACATTGAGAAACACATTTGTGAAGGTAAAGTGTCTGAGAAAACCTTTTACCATGAGTCACATCACATCAACCACCAGAGATCACACACTTGTGAGGAACCCTGTGAGTGTGAAGAATATAGGAAAACCATCTGTGATAAGTCAGCCCTCACCCAACATCAGAgactttatacagatgataaatccTGTGAGTGCAGAGAATGCAGTCAGGCTTTCTACCCCAATCCTCTACTGTCTCAATATCAGAGAGCGCATACAGAGGTACAGCAAAATGAATGCATAATTTACTTCTATATATCAAGCCTCACTCAACACCACACTCCCACTCTTAAGAAACCTTATGGATGCAGCGATTGTATGAAAACTTTCTCCCATAAGTCTCAACTTACTCGCCATCAGAGAACTCATACAGGGGAGAAGCCCCATGAATGTAAAGAATGCAGGAAAGCTTTCTGCCACAAGTCACACCTTATCCGGCATCAGGGAATCCATGCACCTGAAAAACCCTACGAATGTAAAGAATGTAAGAAAGCTTTCTACCTGAAGGCACAACTCACTCAACATCAGAGAACTCATACAGGGGAGAAGCCTTTTGAGTGTAAAGAATGCCAGAAAGCGTTCTTCCGTAATTCACACCTCACTCAACATCAGAAGATCCATACAGGCGAGAAGCCACacaaatgtaaagaatgtggGAATGCCTTTGCCCGTAAGTCACACCTCACTCAACATCAGAAAACCCACACAGGTGAGAGGCCCTACGAGTGTAAAGAATGTGGGAAAACCTTTTCTCGCAAGTCACAAGTGATGCAACACGAGACAACTCATACTGgcgagaaaccctatgaatgtaaagaATGCAGGAAAACTTTCTATCTTAAAGCATATCTGACTCGGCATCAGGTAATTCATAAACCCGAGAAGCCATTTGGATGTAAGAAATGTGGGAAAACTTTCTCACGTAAGTCATACCTCACACGCCACCAGAAGACACACAGAGCTGAGAAACCCAACCTAGGTGAGAAATATAGGGATGCAAATTATGAAGAACTTTCTTAA